DNA from Dictyoglomus sp. NZ13-RE01:
TGGAACATTTTTTATTAGCCACCATAGCACCGATAGGGAAACCTCCTCCTAATGCTTTTGCCAATGTAAATATATCTGGCTCAACGTCATAATGTTCGTATGCAAGGAATTTACCTGTTCTTCCTATACCTGTTTGTACCTCATCAAAAATAAGTAGAGCATTATATTTGTCACATAATTCTCTTGCTGTTTTTAAGAAATCCTTTGTTGCTGGATTTACTCCTCCCTCTCCCTGAATAGGTTCTAATAAGATGGCACATGTTTTTTCACTTACCTTTTCCTTTAATGCATATACATCATTAAAAGGTACATATGTAAAACCTGGAACTAATGGCTCGAAATTCTTTTGATACTTGGGTTGTCCAGTTGCGGTTAAAGTAGCAAGGGTTCTACCATGAAAAGATTTTAGGGCTGTTATTATTTCATACTTTTCTGGACCACCATGAATTTTTCCATATTTTCTTGCTAATTTAATAGCTGCCTCATTAGCCTCAGCGCCACTATTGCAGAAGAAAACCTTATCACCACAAGAGTGTTCTACAATCAGCTTTGCTAAATGGGCTTGTGGTTCTATATAATATAAGTTTGATATATGCATTAATTTATCCAATTGTTCCTTGATACCATTAATAAGCTCTTCGTTAGAATGTCCTAAAGAGCATACTGCAATTCCAGCAACAAAGTCTAAGTA
Protein-coding regions in this window:
- a CDS encoding aspartate aminotransferase family protein, translating into MGNKEIIELSDKYVMNTYNRYKIAIVKGKGAKVWDADGKEYLDFVAGIAVCSLGHSNEELINGIKEQLDKLMHISNLYYIEPQAHLAKLIVEHSCGDKVFFCNSGAEANEAAIKLARKYGKIHGGPEKYEIITALKSFHGRTLATLTATGQPKYQKNFEPLVPGFTYVPFNDVYALKEKVSEKTCAILLEPIQGEGGVNPATKDFLKTARELCDKYNALLIFDEVQTGIGRTGKFLAYEHYDVEPDIFTLAKALGGGFPIGAMVANKKCSNVFTPGDHASTFGGNPLACSAGIAVINYIFKNNILQNVERVGNYFKEKFVKLQEKYPFIKEVRGIGLMLGMELEIEARPVVEKALNEGLLINAVGEKILRFVPPLIITEKEVDEAIEILNRIFQKI